CGAAAAGCCGGTTGCCGTAGACCTCGCTCAAGGTCGCAAGATGATGCACCTCTCGGCCGAGTACGGCGTGGTGGTGCAGATCGCCGAGCAGTTCTACTACCGGGAGGACATCCTGCGGGCCAAGGAGCTAATAGAGAGCGGCGAGCTCGGCGAAGTCTTCCAGATCCGCATGGACGTCACGGTGCGAATTGACCCCGATTCTGGTTCTGGCGCCACCGGCTGGCGAATTGCGCCGGCCCACCGCGGCGGCTTTGTGACCGATGCCGGGGTCCACCACATGGCGCAGCTGCGGCTGCTTGCTGGGGAAGTGGCGCGCGTGCACGCCTTCGCCCGACGGCAAAGCCCGCACTTTGGGGGCGTGGACAACGTCTGCATCAACCTCCTGTTCAGGTCGGGAGCCATCGGCCACTATTCGGCCTCCTACACGGCAGCACGCAGCGATCGTTGGTGGGTGAGAACAGTCGTCTTTGGGACCAAAGGCACCCTGGAGATTGGCCACGGCGAGCTCCGGCTACAGCCGGCAGGCAAGCGCAAGCGGCAGCACCTGCGCTGGGAAGGGTTCGACGGCGGGTACCGGAACCAATGGCTCGCGTTCTATCGCGCCCTCACTGAGGGCGAAGTACCCCTGGCCTCGCCTGCGCAGACCTATCGTGACCTGCAGCTCATCCTGGCGGCCTTGGACGCAGCCGAGAGGGGAGAGGTCGTCTCTTTGGAAGAGTGAGCAGCATGAAGACACGGCACCTCTTGGCGCTGTTCGACATCGATGGTACCCTGCTGCACTCCGGCGGGGCGGGCAAGCGCGCCATGATCGCCGCATTTCGCGACGTGTTCGGTTGCGCCGATGGCTTTGCCGATGTCCAGATGGCCGGCCGCACGGATCCGGAAATCGTGCGCGAGGCGTTGGCCAAGCAGGGTATTCCGTGGGATGAGGGAAGGGTGGAGGCGTTCCGCCGCCGCTACCTGGAGCTGATCGGCCCAGAGCTCGCCGTCCCTTCTGCCACAAAGCGTCTCTTGCCAGGCATTCCGGCAGTGCTGGATGCGCTCCAAGGACTAGGCTTTGTGAC
This is a stretch of genomic DNA from Calditrichota bacterium. It encodes these proteins:
- a CDS encoding Gfo/Idh/MocA family oxidoreductase — encoded protein: SSRLAQKKAARPPIKLGIIGTGLAARNLHWPVLKELPELFRVTAVCNRGEEKAAEFARLVGLSRYYLDYRQMLAEADVEAVLVAVPIALNYPVSLECARAGKHVMCEKPVAVDLAQGRKMMHLSAEYGVVVQIAEQFYYREDILRAKELIESGELGEVFQIRMDVTVRIDPDSGSGATGWRIAPAHRGGFVTDAGVHHMAQLRLLAGEVARVHAFARRQSPHFGGVDNVCINLLFRSGAIGHYSASYTAARSDRWWVRTVVFGTKGTLEIGHGELRLQPAGKRKRQHLRWEGFDGGYRNQWLAFYRALTEGEVPLASPAQTYRDLQLILAALDAAERGEVVSLEE